A genomic region of Numenius arquata chromosome 21, bNumArq3.hap1.1, whole genome shotgun sequence contains the following coding sequences:
- the RRAGC gene encoding ras-related GTP-binding protein C isoform X1 codes for MALQFGGAGAAEEPALVGGSFGAADSFPKDFGYGEEEEEAELEGGPGPGGPGGGAGGPGGGAGGADSKPRILLMGLRRSGKSSIQKVVFHKMSPNETLFLESTNKIYKDDISNSSFVNFQIWDFPGQMDFFDPTFDYEMIFRGTGALIYVIDAQDDYMEALTRLHITVSKAYKVNPEMNFEVFIHKVDGLSDDHKIETQRDIHQRANDDLADAGLEKLHLSFYLTSIYDHSIFEAFSKVVQKLIPQLPTLENLLNIFISNSGIEKAFLFDVVSKIYIATDSSPVDMQSYELCCDMIDVVIDVSCIYGLKEDGTGSAYDKESMAIIKLNNTTVLYLKEVTKFLALVCILREESFERKGLIDYNFHCFRKAIHEVFEVGVASHRICNHQSSASNMKAVTHNGTPRSAV; via the exons ATGGCGCTGCAGttcggcggggcgggcgcggcggagGAGCCGGCCTTGGTGGGGGGCAGCTTCGGGGCTGCCGACTCGTTCCCCAAGGACTTCGGCTacggggaagaggaagaggaggcggaGCTGGAGGGAGGCCCAGGGCCcggcgggcccggcggcggcgcgggcgggcctggcggcggcgcgggcggggcggACTCCAAGCCGCGGATCCTGCTCATGGGGCTGCGGCGCAGCGGCAAATCCTCCATCCAGAAG GTGGTGTTTCACAAAATGTCTCCCAATGAGACTCTGTTCTTGGAAAGTACCAACAAGATCTACAAAGATGATATTTCCAACAGTTCATTTGTGAATTTCCAAATATGGGATTTTCCTGGACAGATGGACTTTTTTGATCCAACATTTGATTatgagatgatcttcagaggAACAGGTGCTCTAATATATGTTATTGATGCCCAG GATGACTACATGGAAGCTTTAACAAGACTCCACATTACAGTTTCAAAAGCCTACAAGGTCAACCCGGAAATGAACTTTGAAGTTTTTATTCATAAAGTTGATGGTTTATCAGATGACCATAAAATAGAAACTCAGAGGGATATTCATCAGAGGGCTAATGATGACCTTGCGGATGCTGGGCTTGAAAAACTTCACCTTAG CTTTTATTTGACCAGTATCTATGACCATTCAATATTTGAAGCCTTCAGTAAAGTGGTACAGAAGCTTATTCCGCAACTGCCAACGCTGGAAAATCTACTAAATATCTTTATATCT aaTTCAGGCAttgaaaaagcttttctcttcGATGTAGTCAGCAAAATCTACATTGCAACAGACAGTTCCCCTGTGGACATGCAGTCATATGAGTTGTGCTGTGACATGATTGATGTAGTGATAGATGTTTCCTGTATATATGG GTTAAAGGAGGATGGCACTGGAAGTGCTTATGATAAAGAGTCAATGGCAATTATCAAGCTCAATAACACAACGGTCCTGTACTTAAAGGAAGTAACAAAGTTTTTGGCATTAGTTTGCATTCTTAGAGAAGAGAGTTTTGAGCGCAAAG GTCTGATAGACTACAATTTTCATTGCTTCCGCAAAGCCATTCATGAAGTCTTTGAAGTAGGTGTTGCTTCCCACAGAATCTGCAACCATCAATCAAGCGCCTCCAATATGAAAGCAGTGACTCACAATGGCACACCTAGGAGTGCAGTCTAG
- the RRAGC gene encoding ras-related GTP-binding protein C isoform X2 — protein MALQFGGAGAAEEPALVGGSFGAADSFPKDFGYGEEEEEAELEGGPGPGGPGGGAGGPGGGAGGADSKPRILLMGLRRSGKSSIQKIWDFPGQMDFFDPTFDYEMIFRGTGALIYVIDAQDDYMEALTRLHITVSKAYKVNPEMNFEVFIHKVDGLSDDHKIETQRDIHQRANDDLADAGLEKLHLSFYLTSIYDHSIFEAFSKVVQKLIPQLPTLENLLNIFISNSGIEKAFLFDVVSKIYIATDSSPVDMQSYELCCDMIDVVIDVSCIYGLKEDGTGSAYDKESMAIIKLNNTTVLYLKEVTKFLALVCILREESFERKGLIDYNFHCFRKAIHEVFEVGVASHRICNHQSSASNMKAVTHNGTPRSAV, from the exons ATGGCGCTGCAGttcggcggggcgggcgcggcggagGAGCCGGCCTTGGTGGGGGGCAGCTTCGGGGCTGCCGACTCGTTCCCCAAGGACTTCGGCTacggggaagaggaagaggaggcggaGCTGGAGGGAGGCCCAGGGCCcggcgggcccggcggcggcgcgggcgggcctggcggcggcgcgggcggggcggACTCCAAGCCGCGGATCCTGCTCATGGGGCTGCGGCGCAGCGGCAAATCCTCCATCCAGA AAATATGGGATTTTCCTGGACAGATGGACTTTTTTGATCCAACATTTGATTatgagatgatcttcagaggAACAGGTGCTCTAATATATGTTATTGATGCCCAG GATGACTACATGGAAGCTTTAACAAGACTCCACATTACAGTTTCAAAAGCCTACAAGGTCAACCCGGAAATGAACTTTGAAGTTTTTATTCATAAAGTTGATGGTTTATCAGATGACCATAAAATAGAAACTCAGAGGGATATTCATCAGAGGGCTAATGATGACCTTGCGGATGCTGGGCTTGAAAAACTTCACCTTAG CTTTTATTTGACCAGTATCTATGACCATTCAATATTTGAAGCCTTCAGTAAAGTGGTACAGAAGCTTATTCCGCAACTGCCAACGCTGGAAAATCTACTAAATATCTTTATATCT aaTTCAGGCAttgaaaaagcttttctcttcGATGTAGTCAGCAAAATCTACATTGCAACAGACAGTTCCCCTGTGGACATGCAGTCATATGAGTTGTGCTGTGACATGATTGATGTAGTGATAGATGTTTCCTGTATATATGG GTTAAAGGAGGATGGCACTGGAAGTGCTTATGATAAAGAGTCAATGGCAATTATCAAGCTCAATAACACAACGGTCCTGTACTTAAAGGAAGTAACAAAGTTTTTGGCATTAGTTTGCATTCTTAGAGAAGAGAGTTTTGAGCGCAAAG GTCTGATAGACTACAATTTTCATTGCTTCCGCAAAGCCATTCATGAAGTCTTTGAAGTAGGTGTTGCTTCCCACAGAATCTGCAACCATCAATCAAGCGCCTCCAATATGAAAGCAGTGACTCACAATGGCACACCTAGGAGTGCAGTCTAG
- the MYCBP gene encoding C-Myc-binding protein, giving the protein MAHCKAADSKREQFRRYLEKSGVLDTLTKVLVALYEEPEKPNSALDFLKHHLGASAPENPEVEALRLEVAEMKEKYEAVLEENKKLKTKLAQYEPPQDDKHGE; this is encoded by the exons ATGGCGCATTGCAAG GCCGCGGACTCCAAGCGGGAGCAGTTCCGCCGGTACCTGGAGAAGTCGGGGGTGCTGGACACGCTCACCAAGG TGTTGGTAGCCTTATATGAAGAGCCAGAGAAACCAAATAGTGCACTGGA CTTTCTGAAGCATCATCTAGGAGCTTCAGCTCCTGAGAATCCAGAAGTAGAGGCACTTCGCTTGGAAGTGgcagagatgaaagaaaagtATGAAGCTGtgttggaagaaaataaaaaactgaaaaccaag CTGGCTCAGTATGAACCACCTCAAGATGACAAGCATGGTGAATAA